One segment of Desulfosudis oleivorans Hxd3 DNA contains the following:
- a CDS encoding nucleotidyl cyclase domain-containing protein, whose protein sequence is MAEPKAGSAEYVKLSRMVCMLLNRAMMYKADHPQIREAAANLYRELALLLPQVASISLILHQDQLYLDEEPVDPRINVGRIVALFKKAGIQSISFFKGMAAEELDVLIDIVTSPAQYADSPAMIEELRFRGVDQLKINHVFYKKITREEEVITRRDQEEKPVPPPVSDAAKKQLMKTLLESVLAEETDKTLSMQRLMSDPAGMSKQMLSVEEKGMAAVASGNLAPGDSGAAGDTAAITPGATLLYQIQTLGDDIRQHLETEGPSDMMNVAEAVFEMKRQLTLGIEARKAVNQAYENESAIVDQVNALSDDVLVQLIKNEYQQGKITTVRLAQILRRMVPEPGELRRLLPKIKKALLSEGMPVAEYLSLVQHLGKELESEGLSRVLQEAAGSVGVDGADLVDEIQKNPEQVAGLIAIAAEIRKGDGDQQAFMDTLVNYVEELGSGLRKETAGGDAADARSMMADLGSNLTAHLRGMNIDPDALAEMETRINDRIQAVFDRLDTGPAALGGGGCPARKERTLLEMMEQSLEGNQDLKQILQAVRADAQADALDENSIEQIYAAIVKHQEARREKESKRQMPAGVLKPAEFRFHLEKELSRAGRHKLYLSTLAFTIINVRPKTKVPADVKIKKADLFAAAYERLVEVARTSDIVGELDPNTMTIILPMAEKAGARLALQRITKLLHDQPFEIQGIPLNVIIAGSVTSFMPDERPNTESFIRTMAYELDHVAKRVRNVHNLT, encoded by the coding sequence ATGGCAGAGCCGAAAGCCGGCAGCGCCGAATATGTCAAGCTGAGCCGCATGGTGTGCATGCTGTTGAACCGCGCCATGATGTACAAGGCCGACCACCCCCAGATTCGTGAGGCGGCCGCCAACCTGTATAGGGAACTTGCCCTCCTGCTTCCCCAGGTGGCCTCCATCTCCCTGATTCTTCACCAGGACCAGCTTTACCTGGATGAAGAACCGGTGGACCCGCGCATCAATGTGGGCCGCATCGTGGCCCTCTTCAAGAAAGCCGGCATTCAGTCGATTTCCTTTTTTAAGGGTATGGCCGCGGAAGAACTGGATGTGCTGATCGACATTGTCACATCGCCGGCCCAGTATGCCGACAGCCCGGCCATGATCGAGGAGCTGCGGTTCCGGGGGGTGGATCAGCTGAAGATCAACCATGTGTTTTATAAAAAAATCACCCGTGAAGAGGAGGTGATTACCCGTCGGGACCAGGAGGAAAAACCGGTTCCCCCGCCGGTCTCCGACGCAGCAAAAAAGCAGCTCATGAAAACGCTGCTGGAGAGTGTACTTGCCGAGGAAACGGATAAAACCCTTTCCATGCAGCGTCTGATGAGTGATCCGGCGGGTATGTCGAAACAAATGCTGTCGGTAGAAGAAAAAGGTATGGCCGCTGTGGCATCCGGCAACCTTGCACCGGGAGATTCCGGCGCTGCCGGGGATACGGCGGCCATCACACCGGGTGCCACCCTCCTTTACCAGATCCAGACCCTGGGCGACGATATTCGGCAACACCTGGAAACCGAAGGCCCATCCGACATGATGAATGTGGCTGAAGCGGTCTTTGAAATGAAGCGTCAATTGACCCTGGGAATTGAGGCTCGGAAGGCGGTCAACCAGGCCTATGAAAACGAATCGGCGATTGTAGACCAGGTCAATGCCCTGTCCGATGATGTGCTGGTGCAGTTAATTAAAAACGAGTACCAGCAGGGAAAGATCACAACCGTCCGGCTGGCCCAGATACTGCGGCGCATGGTTCCCGAACCCGGCGAGCTGCGGCGGCTGCTGCCCAAGATCAAAAAAGCCCTGTTGTCCGAGGGCATGCCCGTTGCCGAGTATCTTTCCCTGGTACAGCATCTGGGCAAAGAACTGGAAAGCGAGGGGCTTTCCAGGGTGCTTCAGGAAGCGGCCGGGTCCGTGGGTGTGGATGGCGCCGACCTGGTCGACGAGATTCAGAAAAATCCGGAACAGGTGGCCGGCCTGATTGCCATTGCTGCCGAGATTCGAAAGGGCGACGGGGACCAGCAGGCCTTTATGGATACGCTGGTGAACTATGTTGAGGAGCTGGGAAGCGGACTCCGGAAAGAGACCGCCGGCGGAGATGCGGCTGACGCCCGCAGCATGATGGCCGACCTGGGATCAAACCTGACGGCCCATCTGCGGGGCATGAACATAGACCCTGATGCCCTGGCCGAAATGGAGACCCGGATCAACGACCGCATTCAGGCGGTTTTTGACCGGCTGGACACCGGTCCGGCGGCACTGGGGGGAGGCGGGTGCCCGGCACGAAAGGAGCGCACCCTGCTGGAGATGATGGAGCAGAGCCTGGAGGGCAATCAGGATTTAAAGCAGATTCTGCAGGCCGTGCGTGCGGATGCCCAAGCCGACGCCCTTGACGAGAACAGCATTGAACAGATATACGCGGCCATCGTCAAACACCAGGAGGCGAGAAGGGAAAAAGAGTCAAAACGGCAGATGCCCGCCGGTGTACTCAAGCCGGCCGAATTCCGGTTCCACCTTGAAAAGGAGCTGTCCCGGGCCGGGCGTCATAAGCTTTACCTGTCCACCCTGGCCTTTACCATCATCAATGTTCGGCCCAAAACCAAAGTGCCGGCTGATGTGAAAATCAAGAAAGCCGATCTTTTTGCTGCCGCTTACGAGCGACTGGTGGAGGTCGCCCGGACTTCGGATATCGTGGGTGAGCTGGATCCGAACACCATGACCATTATCCTGCCCATGGCCGAAAAAGCCGGTGCCCGCCTGGCACTGCAGCGCATCACAAAACTGCTTCACGACCAGCCCTTTGAAATTCAGGGCATTCCCTTGAACGTGATCATTGCCGGTTCGGTCACCTCGTTTATGCCGGACGAAAGGCCCAACACCGAATCCTTTATTCGCACCATGGCTTATGAACTGGACCATGTGGCCAAGCGGGTCAGAAATGTTCACAATCTGACCTGA
- a CDS encoding FHA domain-containing protein, which translates to MTRREIDDTLNLDKEALDFVEQEKFQVEEKVIYSGRKKGACIVFITGPSRGNVVAAHKGTMTIGRDQASDIVINKQYVSKKHAQIISSEDGAKIVDCKSTNGTFLNDTLIEQAELKDRDEIKIGSVIMQYFRIDLNDADQERIPAVLEDQKPSAFYNKVFAEVQPFFGQMTGRFLDRQIRSHLGKSPGTLEFSDRESLARWLRISAGLLMNEKIADTLAEKILALE; encoded by the coding sequence ATGACCCGGCGTGAAATCGACGATACCCTTAACCTGGATAAGGAAGCCCTTGACTTTGTCGAGCAGGAAAAGTTTCAGGTGGAGGAGAAAGTCATCTACTCCGGACGCAAAAAAGGGGCCTGCATTGTCTTTATCACCGGCCCGTCCAGGGGCAATGTGGTGGCCGCACACAAGGGAACCATGACCATCGGCCGGGACCAGGCATCGGACATTGTCATCAACAAGCAGTATGTTTCCAAAAAGCACGCGCAGATCATCTCTTCAGAAGATGGGGCGAAAATTGTTGACTGCAAAAGCACCAACGGCACTTTTCTCAACGACACTCTCATTGAACAGGCCGAACTTAAGGATCGTGACGAGATCAAGATCGGCAGCGTGATTATGCAGTACTTCCGTATCGACCTGAATGACGCGGACCAGGAGCGTATCCCAGCGGTTTTGGAGGACCAGAAACCATCGGCGTTTTATAACAAGGTATTTGCCGAGGTTCAGCCCTTTTTCGGCCAGATGACCGGCCGGTTCCTGGATCGCCAGATTCGGTCCCACCTGGGCAAGAGCCCCGGCACCCTTGAGTTTTCAGACAGGGAGAGCCTGGCAAGATGGCTCCGTATTTCAGCTGGCCTGCTGATGAATGAAAAAATCGCCGATACCCTGGCGGAAAAGATCCTGGCATTAGAGTAG
- a CDS encoding ammonium transporter: MKRILYMTPLLGLAMSVSAWAGEAAITPAANAAAIELVQSHADYLWTLVAACLVFFMQAGFALVETGFTRAKNAVNILMKNLMDFSIGSLVFWAVGFGLMFGASASGWFGTSGFFLSDFSPEGDPWVLAFWMFQVVFCATAATIVSGAMAERTKFIGYIAYSIVLSALIYPVFGSWAWGSLFNGGGWLEGFGFIDFAGSTVVHSVGGWAALAGAIVLGPRMGKYAKDGTARAIPGHNIPLAALGVFILWLGWFGFNPGSTTVADKSIAMIFVNTNLAAATGAVFAMIVSWLKFGKPEISMSLNGALAGLVGITAGCANVSPTSSIIIGAIAGVLVVFSVLFFDKIKVDDPVGAVSVHGVCGAWGTLAAGIFNMGGTSASIIGVQLLGMGTCFAWTFSMAFVMFKLIDKTIGLRVSPEEEAEGLDFSEHGGNAYPDFSVSAYAQK, from the coding sequence ATGAAACGGATATTATATATGACGCCCCTGCTGGGTCTGGCCATGTCAGTCAGTGCATGGGCCGGGGAAGCGGCCATCACGCCGGCGGCCAACGCCGCTGCCATTGAACTGGTGCAGAGCCATGCCGACTACCTCTGGACCCTGGTTGCGGCGTGCCTGGTCTTTTTCATGCAGGCCGGGTTTGCCCTGGTGGAGACCGGCTTTACCCGGGCCAAGAACGCGGTCAATATTTTAATGAAAAACCTGATGGACTTTTCCATCGGCAGCCTGGTCTTCTGGGCCGTGGGATTCGGCCTGATGTTCGGGGCCTCGGCCTCCGGATGGTTCGGCACCAGCGGGTTCTTCTTAAGTGACTTTTCCCCGGAAGGGGATCCCTGGGTCCTGGCCTTCTGGATGTTCCAGGTGGTCTTCTGCGCCACGGCAGCCACCATCGTGTCCGGTGCCATGGCGGAACGGACAAAGTTCATCGGCTATATCGCCTACAGTATCGTGTTAAGCGCCCTGATCTACCCGGTGTTCGGCAGCTGGGCCTGGGGCAGCCTGTTCAACGGCGGCGGCTGGCTGGAAGGGTTCGGGTTTATCGACTTTGCCGGGTCCACGGTGGTGCACTCGGTGGGCGGCTGGGCGGCCCTGGCAGGTGCCATCGTGCTGGGCCCCCGTATGGGAAAGTACGCAAAGGACGGCACGGCACGGGCCATTCCCGGTCACAACATTCCCCTGGCGGCCCTGGGCGTCTTTATCCTGTGGCTGGGCTGGTTCGGGTTCAACCCCGGCTCCACCACCGTTGCGGACAAAAGCATTGCCATGATCTTTGTCAACACCAACCTGGCCGCGGCCACAGGCGCCGTGTTTGCCATGATCGTCTCCTGGCTCAAGTTCGGCAAGCCGGAAATCAGCATGAGCTTAAACGGCGCCCTGGCCGGCCTGGTGGGTATCACGGCCGGATGCGCCAACGTGTCGCCGACCAGTTCCATTATCATCGGCGCCATTGCCGGTGTGCTGGTGGTGTTCTCCGTTCTCTTTTTCGACAAAATCAAGGTCGACGACCCGGTGGGCGCGGTATCGGTCCACGGTGTGTGCGGGGCCTGGGGAACGCTGGCCGCCGGTATCTTCAACATGGGCGGCACATCGGCGTCCATCATCGGCGTGCAGCTTCTGGGCATGGGGACCTGCTTTGCATGGACCTTTTCCATGGCCTTTGTCATGTTCAAGCTGATAGACAAAACCATCGGCCTGCGGGTATCTCCTGAAGAAGAGGCCGAGGGGCTTGACTTTTCCGAGCACGGCGGTAATGCCTACCCGGATTTTAGTGTGTCGGCCTACGCCCAGAAGTAG
- a CDS encoding serine/threonine protein kinase, producing the protein MAKLTEVDLSHLLGREVGTSTLLKELDRGAMAVVFVAFQRTLKRQIAVKILPKSILTPETAALFVQEAEMAAILSHPNIIQVYEVGETDEFLYFTMQLIQGNSLAYHIGRVRDHVIPSKRFLPVSASLDLVRAMLDALDYAHGQDIVHRDVKPSNVLIEPHTQRPILMDFGISKSVREPGAAENTILGTPVNMAPEQILGKEMDNRVDVYGAGVLLFQSLVSNLPLAPHESTRELLKLKLADRMFIRPPSAVNPAVHSDMDEIVVKATAFHPRDRYGSCREFADALKHYAANHLQADR; encoded by the coding sequence ATGGCAAAGCTCACGGAGGTCGACCTGAGCCACCTGCTTGGACGGGAGGTGGGAACATCAACGCTTTTAAAAGAGCTGGACCGCGGTGCCATGGCCGTCGTGTTCGTGGCCTTTCAGCGCACCCTCAAGCGTCAGATCGCCGTTAAGATTCTTCCCAAATCCATTCTCACGCCTGAAACGGCCGCGCTTTTTGTTCAGGAAGCCGAGATGGCCGCCATTCTCTCCCACCCCAACATCATTCAGGTTTACGAGGTGGGAGAGACGGACGAATTTCTCTATTTCACCATGCAGCTGATCCAGGGCAACTCCCTCGCATACCATATCGGCCGGGTCCGGGACCATGTGATTCCGTCAAAAAGATTTTTGCCGGTTTCTGCCAGTCTTGACCTGGTGCGGGCCATGCTGGACGCTCTGGACTATGCCCACGGCCAGGACATCGTGCACCGGGACGTAAAACCCTCCAACGTGCTGATTGAACCCCATACGCAGCGCCCCATTTTGATGGATTTCGGCATCTCCAAAAGTGTGCGCGAGCCCGGCGCCGCTGAAAATACCATTCTGGGGACCCCGGTGAACATGGCGCCGGAACAGATTCTGGGAAAAGAGATGGACAACCGGGTTGATGTGTACGGTGCGGGTGTCCTGCTGTTTCAGTCTCTTGTCTCAAACCTGCCGCTGGCACCGCATGAATCCACCAGGGAACTGCTGAAACTCAAACTGGCCGACCGGATGTTTATTCGCCCGCCTTCTGCAGTCAACCCGGCCGTTCATTCAGACATGGACGAAATTGTTGTAAAGGCCACCGCGTTTCACCCCCGGGACCGCTATGGCTCCTGCCGGGAGTTCGCGGATGCCTTGAAACACTACGCAGCCAACCATTTGCAGGCAGACCGTTGA
- a CDS encoding P-II family nitrogen regulator yields MKKIEAIIKPFRLDDVKTALNEAGVTGMTITEVKGFGRQRGHTEIYRGAEYQVDFIPKIKLEVITDDEMSEKVVSIILEKASSGKIGDGKIFVLPVEGVVRIRTGEKGSAAV; encoded by the coding sequence ATGAAAAAGATTGAGGCAATCATCAAGCCGTTTCGGCTGGACGATGTAAAAACCGCGTTAAACGAGGCCGGCGTGACCGGCATGACCATTACCGAGGTCAAGGGATTCGGCCGTCAGCGGGGCCATACCGAAATTTACCGGGGAGCCGAATACCAGGTGGACTTTATCCCCAAGATAAAGCTGGAGGTCATCACCGATGACGAGATGAGCGAGAAGGTTGTTTCCATTATTCTGGAAAAAGCAAGTTCGGGAAAAATCGGTGATGGCAAAATTTTTGTGCTGCCGGTGGAAGGGGTCGTGCGCATTCGGACCGGCGAAAAAGGCAGCGCCGCTGTTTAA
- the groL gene encoding chaperonin GroEL (60 kDa chaperone family; promotes refolding of misfolded polypeptides especially under stressful conditions; forms two stacked rings of heptamers to form a barrel-shaped 14mer; ends can be capped by GroES; misfolded proteins enter the barrel where they are refolded when GroES binds), which yields MAGKEIKYSTKAREAMLAGVRTLADAVAVTLGPRGRNVVIEKSWGSPTVTKDGVTVAKEIELEDKFENMGAQMVKEVASKTSDTAGDGTTTATVLARAIYEEGQKLVAAGNNPMAIKRGIDKACEVAVKELAGMSKPTKNQREIAQVGTISANSDETIGNIIAEAMEKVGKEGVITVEEAKSMDTTLDVVEGMQFDRGYLSPYFVTDAEKMVVSLENAYILINEKKLSNMKELLPILEQTAKAGRPLLIIAEDIEGEALATLVVNKLRGTLNVAAVKAPGFGDRRKAMLEDIATLTGGQVVSEDVGINLEGITLGDLGHAKRITIDKDNTTIVDGAGKKADIEGRVKQIRAQIEDTTSDYDREKLQERLAKLVGGVAVINVGAATETEMKEKKARVEDALNATRAAVEEGVLPGGGVALVRCLDALSKIKIKSEEKLGVKVVMRAIEEPLRRIANNAGVEGSVVIEKVKNETGSFGYNAATGDYGDLIAAGVIDPTKVVRFALQNACSVASVMLTTEAMIAEKPSKEEPAAMPGGGMGGMGGMGGMGGMM from the coding sequence ATGGCTGGAAAAGAGATTAAATATTCAACAAAGGCACGTGAAGCCATGCTTGCGGGTGTCAGGACCCTGGCCGACGCAGTTGCGGTAACACTGGGCCCCCGGGGCCGGAATGTGGTGATTGAAAAGTCATGGGGATCCCCCACGGTCACCAAGGACGGCGTTACCGTGGCAAAAGAGATCGAACTGGAAGACAAGTTCGAGAACATGGGCGCCCAGATGGTAAAAGAGGTCGCCAGCAAAACCAGCGACACCGCCGGTGACGGCACCACCACCGCCACCGTGCTGGCCCGGGCCATTTACGAGGAAGGCCAGAAGCTGGTGGCCGCCGGCAACAACCCCATGGCCATCAAGCGCGGTATCGACAAGGCCTGTGAAGTGGCGGTCAAGGAGCTTGCCGGCATGAGCAAGCCCACCAAGAACCAGCGCGAAATCGCCCAGGTCGGCACCATCTCCGCCAACAGCGACGAGACCATCGGCAATATCATTGCCGAGGCCATGGAAAAGGTCGGCAAGGAAGGTGTCATCACCGTGGAAGAGGCCAAGTCCATGGACACCACCCTGGACGTGGTGGAAGGTATGCAGTTCGACCGCGGTTATCTTTCCCCCTATTTTGTTACCGATGCTGAAAAGATGGTGGTCTCCCTGGAGAACGCCTATATCCTGATCAACGAGAAGAAGCTGTCCAACATGAAGGAGCTGTTGCCCATTCTGGAGCAGACCGCCAAGGCGGGCCGGCCCCTGCTGATCATTGCCGAAGATATTGAGGGCGAAGCCCTGGCCACCCTGGTGGTCAACAAGCTGCGCGGCACCCTGAACGTGGCCGCGGTCAAGGCCCCGGGTTTCGGCGACAGAAGAAAGGCCATGCTCGAGGATATCGCTACTCTCACCGGCGGCCAGGTGGTTTCCGAGGATGTGGGCATCAATCTGGAAGGCATCACCCTGGGCGACCTGGGACATGCCAAGCGCATCACCATAGACAAGGATAACACCACCATCGTGGACGGTGCCGGCAAAAAGGCCGACATCGAGGGCCGCGTCAAGCAGATTCGCGCCCAGATCGAAGACACCACTTCCGATTACGACCGGGAGAAGCTTCAGGAGCGGCTGGCCAAGCTGGTGGGCGGTGTGGCCGTCATTAACGTGGGCGCCGCCACCGAGACTGAAATGAAGGAAAAGAAAGCCCGGGTGGAAGACGCGCTCAACGCTACCCGCGCGGCCGTGGAAGAGGGCGTTCTGCCCGGCGGCGGCGTGGCCCTGGTGCGGTGTCTGGACGCACTTTCCAAGATCAAGATCAAGTCCGAGGAGAAGCTGGGCGTCAAGGTGGTGATGCGGGCCATTGAAGAACCCCTGCGCCGGATCGCCAACAACGCCGGCGTGGAAGGCTCCGTGGTGATCGAAAAGGTCAAGAACGAAACCGGCAGCTTCGGTTACAACGCAGCCACCGGCGACTATGGCGATCTGATTGCCGCCGGTGTCATTGATCCCACCAAGGTGGTGCGGTTCGCCCTGCAGAACGCGTGCAGCGTTGCCTCCGTGATGCTGACCACCGAGGCCATGATCGCCGAGAAACCCTCCAAGGAAGAGCCGGCGGCCATGCCGGGCGGCGGCATGGGTGGCATGGGCGGTATGGGTGGCATGGGCGGCATGATGTAA